In Luteitalea sp. TBR-22, one genomic interval encodes:
- a CDS encoding HD domain-containing phosphohydrolase, producing the protein MPTLTEPITRARILIVDDQAPNIRLLERLLTSAGYHRLYSTTAPEQVAALVQQVSPDLILLDLHMPGLDGFGVMQLLQDRLNAERYLPILVVTADLSVEVRQRALGAGARDFLNKPFDAVEALLRIRNLLTTRFLYLQLDKHNRGLEATVQERTRKLEIARVEILERLALAAEFRDDNTGEHTRRVGRVSGAIARELGLAGDTVLTIERAAPLHDVGKIGIRDAILLKPGPLTPAEFEEMKRHTVIGADILSGSQGALLRTAEDIALTHHERWDGAGYPSGLAGADIPLAGRITHVADVFDAMTHPRGAPAHDRCDEAIGHIRDEAGFAFDPDVVAAFAAVARRDRLF; encoded by the coding sequence GTGCCGACGCTCACCGAGCCGATCACGCGCGCCCGCATCCTGATCGTCGACGACCAGGCGCCGAACATCCGCCTGCTCGAGCGCCTGCTGACGTCCGCGGGCTACCACCGGCTGTACTCGACGACGGCGCCCGAGCAGGTGGCGGCCCTGGTGCAGCAGGTCAGCCCCGACCTGATCCTGCTCGACCTGCACATGCCGGGCCTGGACGGCTTCGGGGTGATGCAGTTGCTGCAGGACCGCCTGAACGCCGAGCGATACCTCCCGATTCTGGTCGTCACCGCCGACCTGAGCGTCGAGGTGCGGCAGCGGGCCCTCGGGGCGGGTGCACGCGACTTCCTCAACAAGCCGTTCGACGCCGTCGAGGCCCTGCTCCGGATCCGCAACCTGCTGACCACCCGCTTCCTGTACCTGCAGTTGGACAAGCACAATCGCGGGCTCGAAGCGACGGTGCAGGAACGCACCCGGAAGCTCGAGATCGCCCGCGTCGAGATCCTCGAGCGTCTCGCGTTGGCCGCCGAGTTCCGCGACGACAACACGGGCGAGCACACGCGGCGCGTCGGTCGGGTGTCGGGCGCCATCGCGCGCGAACTCGGGCTGGCCGGCGACACGGTCCTGACCATCGAACGCGCAGCGCCGCTGCACGACGTGGGCAAGATCGGCATCCGCGACGCGATCCTCCTGAAGCCCGGGCCACTGACGCCCGCGGAGTTCGAGGAGATGAAGCGTCACACGGTGATCGGAGCCGACATCCTGTCGGGCAGCCAGGGCGCCCTGCTGCGGACCGCCGAGGACATCGCCCTCACGCACCACGAGCGCTGGGACGGCGCCGGCTACCCGTCTGGCCTTGCCGGGGCCGACATCCCGCTGGCCGGCCGCATCACCCACGTCGCCGACGTCTTCGACGCGATGACGCACCCGCGCGGCGCGCCGGCGCACGACCGATGCGACGAGGCCATCGGGCACATCAGGGACGAGGCCGGCTTCGCCTTCGACCCCGACGTGGTCGCCGCCTTCGCGGCCGTCGCCCGGCGCGACCGGCTGTTCTGA